One window of the Thermodesulfomicrobium sp. WS genome contains the following:
- a CDS encoding PilX N-terminal domain-containing pilus assembly protein yields MSSLQNTEQGSSLVIALIVLFILTALGLMVADVTDINIMIAANDRDAKNALIHADSGVNVGHEILEANLEQNQPLALCNENLAGLPSCPAGTCDAACWTNQTVASFNASDNASWPISLYTNGSTGIYLRAGQFSQGLVVGGAIQMGAGYEGVGKSAAKGGSFVVYLVRSHYEGDRASRAEVDLGWRHVNY; encoded by the coding sequence ATGTCTTCTCTCCAAAATACTGAGCAAGGATCTTCCTTGGTCATTGCGCTCATCGTTTTATTCATCCTGACCGCCCTAGGGCTCATGGTTGCTGACGTTACCGATATCAATATCATGATTGCGGCCAATGATCGTGACGCCAAAAATGCCCTCATCCATGCCGATAGCGGAGTCAATGTCGGTCACGAAATCTTAGAAGCCAATCTCGAACAAAACCAACCCCTTGCCCTCTGTAACGAAAACCTCGCAGGGCTTCCTTCGTGTCCAGCGGGAACTTGCGACGCTGCATGCTGGACGAACCAAACAGTGGCCAGCTTTAATGCCAGCGACAATGCCTCCTGGCCGATTTCTTTGTACACCAATGGCTCCACCGGCATCTACCTTCGTGCCGGCCAATTCTCCCAGGGACTGGTCGTCGGCGGCGCTATCCAAATGGGCGCCGGATACGAAGGTGTTGGCAAAAGCGCCGCCAAAGGAGGTTCTTTTGTCGTCTACCTGGTGCGCTCTCACTATGAGGGAGATCGCGCGTCCAGGGCCGAAGTGGACCTCGGCTGGCGGCATGTGAACTATTGA
- a CDS encoding response regulator translates to MSPIRVLIVDDEDRFRQLMAKLFTAKGLDVVTAANGPEALLRLEDAGPFDVVILDIKMPGPSGLDILPHLRACAPATQVIILTGHGDIQAASRSLQDGAAEFLLKPCSFEELLSAVHQAVDRMRTTTTP, encoded by the coding sequence ATGTCTCCCATTCGTGTACTCATCGTCGATGATGAAGACCGCTTCCGCCAGCTCATGGCCAAGCTCTTTACTGCCAAAGGTCTCGACGTGGTCACCGCCGCCAACGGCCCCGAGGCTCTCCTCCGTCTCGAAGACGCCGGCCCCTTCGACGTAGTGATCCTCGACATCAAGATGCCTGGCCCGAGCGGACTCGACATCCTCCCCCACCTGCGCGCCTGCGCCCCGGCTACCCAGGTCATCATCCTCACCGGCCATGGCGATATCCAGGCTGCAAGCCGCTCTCTCCAGGACGGCGCTGCAGAATTCCTCCTCAAACCGTGCTCCTTCGAAGAACTCCTCAGCGCCGTCCATCAGGCAGTGGACCGCATGCGTACCACGACAACGCCCTAA
- a CDS encoding PA14 domain-containing protein, translating into MRRLVTIFLFGWAIFSIGNFAWAEVASQYNYVPPFLTNSLPPMVMLTMARDHRLYYEAYNDASDIDGDGDLDIRYKPSINYYGYFDSFKYYEYNNAAGRFEPRGVTTTKKAPDGPYWSGDFLNYVSMTRMDCLRKVLYGGYRSTDTATETVLERAYIPQDAHSFGKEYESIARDGYDIREYTPLDLPLSGRRHLIATTALGTDGAPLLRVLPNSSARIWEWVATERPVVKSNFGGSTSHPGHPANAAGFQTMVATYATPSRQFGNTTGDTITIDGSDNPFGNDDNFLTIFSGTLNTNNSGNYTFAIDGDDAVELLIDGNVVVGWYGGHGKCDCKTHNATVALTSGQHAIEFRHEEASGSANYYLYWYNVSKKNKWDIVPANSTLGLSNMTHATYNLVDTAVITDYILRVQVGVASMPEPNCKLYPNGTYKPIGILQRHGESDKMLFGLITGSYTKNLSGGVLRQNIGSISREINSTTGEFLYLDNSSIGGIIATIDRLRIHGFRNDSNFDYNENCGWITTRPLKEGECRMWGNPMAEMMYETERYFAGAGNATPAFTYSSTDVNLDDNQLGLPLAAWNNPYNASNYCAKPVMIAISDIFPSYDSDQLPGSAWNSTFTSTLSGLNVQTRSQNISNTESINGTYFIGESSSYNGACTPKSVLGFGSIRGLCPEEPTKQGSFYSAAITNYGATTDLNPVNGTQSMISYIVALSSPLPEIKIPVGNSTITMVPFAKSVGGSSISSDPGAFQPTNTIVDFFVEGINATSGRFRVNFEDVEQGADHDMDAIVRYSYEVLANNTVQITLTSEYAAGGIIQHMGYVISGTTADGTYLVVRDKDTAADSDPDYYLDSPNDPGPLPLTSTLFFTPGSTPGASLLKTPLWYAAKWGGFEDSNNNGIPDLTSEWDKNNDGVPDTYFYVANPTKLEEQLNKAFADILRRTASGSAASVISQSREGEGAVYQSIFFPEFRDEAGNTIHWAGQVHALLVDPQGNIREDTNGNGQLDIQYDKIIRYQDLNIYRYTDVNANGKLDPEEQNATIELLNNPFDVHYIWTSSNWLNQIDNSSVVAQRSFYNATTANRYIITFADKNANGVVETGEIQHFKWPPDASYSPGLTNSTDFYAYLTLYPSFEDTPAAYNTLRTSNSSAFAALLEGLARRQVDFIRGADQSSETIAGIAVNASRSRRYVENGTSYTWRLGDVVFSTPTVVGKPAENYHLIYKDKTYQDFVGKYKNRRNVVYVGANDGMLHAFNAGFYNSTRKGFDTTQDGKTQFPIGSELWAYIPYNLLPHLYWLMDPSYGRQLHVSYMDLKPRVFDARVFFQTDGITPNDNATHPQGWGTLLVAGMRFGGGKIRADLDKTGLPGFDNATDRIMGSAYVIFDITDPELGPQPLAEIRLPGMGFTTCYPTVMPMSTPNANTASDNNWYLVFGSGPANSAGEPDPNTINLATSDQAGKLFVLDLKALITQKTIRTLDATGTFLSNSTSFFAETEPGSFIGDPVAVDLDVGKNDANQEFKADVVYYGSIAGDPTNATGKMYRLTTNDTQESSNIVTWIGNSTLLNAQKPFSASASIALDEKQNIWVYAGTGRFFTRNDIQQSQGMSFYGIKEPKSNGTETWSAVNAADLFNSTQISLVNATCGNTFTKTCVQVIKTEGSTNTTLTWDSLISQTESKPGWERNFPSQPLERVLGQAAVLGGTTLFTTYIPSNDLCEIEGRSKLYAVYYKTGTPYYVPILTNTEDPFAVSVDLGKGLALTPNIHVGEKSKGTAFIQTSTGAIATVELAMPLPFKSGILYWLKRTTD; encoded by the coding sequence ATGCGCCGCCTCGTTACAATTTTTCTGTTTGGATGGGCCATTTTTTCCATAGGAAATTTTGCATGGGCAGAAGTTGCCTCGCAGTATAATTACGTTCCACCATTTTTGACTAACAGTCTACCACCGATGGTCATGCTCACTATGGCCAGAGATCATCGCCTATACTACGAAGCCTATAACGATGCTTCTGACATCGATGGTGATGGAGATCTCGATATTCGCTATAAACCGTCGATCAATTACTACGGCTATTTTGATTCCTTTAAATATTACGAATACAATAACGCGGCCGGGAGATTTGAACCCCGTGGAGTCACCACCACCAAGAAGGCCCCTGATGGGCCCTATTGGAGCGGTGACTTTCTGAACTATGTCAGCATGACGCGCATGGATTGTCTCCGCAAGGTGCTCTATGGAGGATATCGCAGCACCGATACTGCAACAGAAACCGTGTTGGAACGGGCGTATATCCCTCAAGACGCCCATTCTTTTGGAAAAGAATACGAAAGTATCGCCCGCGATGGGTATGATATCCGCGAATACACGCCTCTCGATCTTCCCCTTTCCGGTCGTCGCCATCTCATCGCCACAACCGCCCTCGGCACCGACGGCGCCCCACTTTTACGGGTTCTTCCCAATAGCTCAGCCCGTATTTGGGAATGGGTCGCCACCGAGCGTCCAGTGGTCAAAAGTAACTTTGGCGGAAGCACCAGCCATCCTGGGCACCCTGCCAATGCGGCAGGGTTTCAAACCATGGTCGCCACCTATGCAACGCCAAGTCGGCAATTTGGGAATACCACCGGAGATACGATAACTATTGACGGGTCAGACAATCCATTTGGCAATGACGACAACTTCCTCACGATCTTTTCTGGAACGTTGAATACCAACAATTCTGGAAACTATACATTTGCCATTGACGGTGATGATGCCGTTGAACTCCTTATTGACGGCAATGTTGTTGTAGGATGGTATGGAGGACATGGCAAATGTGACTGCAAAACACACAACGCAACAGTTGCTCTTACATCAGGGCAGCATGCAATCGAATTTCGCCACGAAGAAGCTTCGGGATCAGCAAACTATTACTTATATTGGTATAATGTTTCTAAAAAAAATAAATGGGATATCGTTCCGGCAAACAGCACCCTTGGTCTCTCTAACATGACTCATGCCACCTACAACTTGGTGGATACTGCAGTCATTACGGACTACATTCTTCGTGTTCAGGTAGGTGTCGCATCAATGCCTGAACCGAATTGCAAGCTCTATCCCAACGGGACGTATAAACCCATCGGCATTCTCCAGCGCCATGGCGAATCAGACAAAATGCTCTTTGGCTTGATCACTGGATCCTATACCAAGAATCTTTCTGGTGGAGTCCTGCGCCAAAATATTGGAAGTATCTCTCGCGAGATCAACAGTACAACAGGAGAATTCCTCTATCTTGACAATAGTTCCATAGGCGGAATTATAGCAACTATTGATCGACTTCGAATTCATGGATTTCGAAATGACTCTAATTTCGATTATAATGAAAATTGTGGATGGATTACGACGAGACCCCTCAAAGAGGGAGAATGCCGGATGTGGGGCAATCCCATGGCAGAAATGATGTACGAAACAGAACGCTACTTCGCCGGAGCAGGCAATGCCACCCCTGCATTTACTTATAGCAGTACCGATGTGAACTTAGACGATAATCAGCTTGGACTTCCTTTGGCCGCATGGAACAACCCGTATAATGCTTCCAACTACTGTGCCAAGCCAGTCATGATCGCTATCTCCGATATCTTTCCTTCCTACGACTCCGATCAACTTCCAGGCAGCGCCTGGAATAGCACGTTTACTTCTACACTCTCCGGACTCAACGTCCAAACACGTTCCCAGAACATTTCCAATACAGAATCCATCAATGGAACGTATTTTATCGGCGAGTCAAGTTCATATAATGGTGCATGCACTCCAAAATCCGTCCTTGGATTTGGATCTATTCGTGGCCTTTGTCCGGAAGAGCCTACCAAACAAGGTTCGTTCTACAGTGCAGCAATCACCAACTATGGAGCAACCACCGATCTCAATCCTGTCAATGGAACACAATCCATGATTTCATACATAGTGGCGCTTTCTTCGCCGCTTCCAGAAATCAAAATACCCGTCGGCAATAGCACTATCACTATGGTCCCATTTGCAAAATCCGTTGGTGGATCCAGCATTAGTTCTGATCCAGGAGCATTCCAGCCAACAAATACCATTGTTGATTTCTTTGTGGAGGGAATCAATGCAACCAGCGGAAGATTTCGCGTCAATTTTGAAGATGTGGAACAAGGTGCAGATCATGATATGGATGCCATTGTCCGATATAGTTACGAAGTGCTTGCCAACAATACGGTTCAAATCACTCTGACATCGGAATATGCTGCTGGAGGTATCATTCAGCACATGGGCTATGTCATCTCCGGAACCACTGCTGACGGCACGTACTTGGTTGTGCGCGATAAAGACACCGCTGCAGACAGCGACCCCGACTATTATCTTGACTCCCCCAATGACCCAGGACCTCTGCCACTGACTTCCACGCTATTCTTCACTCCTGGCTCCACCCCTGGCGCCAGCCTCCTCAAGACACCACTGTGGTACGCCGCCAAATGGGGGGGATTTGAAGACAGCAATAATAACGGCATCCCTGATTTGACCTCCGAGTGGGACAAAAACAACGATGGCGTTCCTGATACCTATTTTTACGTCGCCAACCCAACGAAGCTTGAAGAGCAGCTCAATAAAGCGTTCGCGGATATCCTCCGCCGGACGGCATCCGGTTCGGCAGCGTCCGTGATTTCTCAATCCCGAGAAGGTGAAGGTGCTGTTTATCAATCGATATTCTTCCCAGAATTCCGAGATGAAGCGGGAAATACCATTCATTGGGCAGGCCAAGTCCACGCGCTGCTGGTCGATCCCCAAGGAAATATCCGTGAAGACACCAATGGCAACGGACAACTTGATATCCAATACGACAAGATTATTCGCTATCAAGACCTCAATATTTATCGATATACGGACGTCAATGCCAATGGAAAGCTTGATCCAGAAGAACAAAATGCAACAATAGAATTATTGAACAATCCTTTTGATGTTCATTATATATGGACATCCAGTAACTGGCTCAATCAAATCGATAATTCGTCTGTTGTGGCACAGCGTTCATTTTACAATGCAACAACAGCCAACCGATACATCATCACCTTTGCCGACAAGAACGCCAACGGCGTTGTGGAAACCGGCGAGATCCAGCATTTCAAATGGCCACCGGATGCCTCATACTCTCCAGGTCTCACCAACTCTACGGATTTCTACGCCTATTTGACGCTATACCCCTCATTCGAGGATACGCCAGCGGCCTACAATACACTCCGGACCAGCAATTCGAGCGCGTTTGCCGCTCTCCTCGAAGGTCTTGCCCGCCGCCAGGTGGATTTCATCCGCGGGGCGGATCAATCGAGCGAGACCATCGCCGGCATCGCGGTCAATGCCTCACGCAGCCGTCGTTATGTAGAAAACGGAACGTCGTATACTTGGCGTCTTGGAGATGTCGTCTTCTCCACGCCAACGGTAGTCGGCAAACCTGCAGAAAATTATCATCTTATTTATAAAGACAAGACATACCAAGATTTTGTTGGAAAATACAAAAACAGACGTAATGTTGTATACGTCGGCGCAAATGACGGAATGCTACATGCCTTCAATGCAGGATTTTATAATAGTACCAGAAAAGGGTTTGACACAACCCAAGACGGAAAGACACAATTTCCAATTGGATCGGAACTATGGGCATACATCCCATACAATCTGCTTCCCCACCTTTACTGGCTCATGGATCCGTCCTACGGGAGACAACTCCATGTTTCCTACATGGATCTCAAGCCACGGGTCTTCGATGCCCGAGTATTTTTCCAGACAGACGGCATCACTCCCAACGACAATGCTACCCATCCCCAAGGTTGGGGGACCTTGTTGGTCGCCGGCATGCGTTTTGGAGGCGGAAAAATCCGAGCAGACCTCGATAAGACTGGCCTTCCCGGCTTTGACAACGCCACCGACCGTATCATGGGCTCCGCGTATGTCATTTTCGACATCACCGACCCAGAACTCGGCCCCCAACCCTTGGCGGAAATCCGTCTTCCCGGCATGGGATTCACCACCTGCTATCCCACGGTGATGCCCATGAGCACGCCCAATGCCAATACGGCTTCTGACAACAATTGGTATCTCGTATTCGGCTCTGGCCCGGCCAACAGCGCGGGCGAACCTGACCCCAATACAATCAATTTGGCCACTAGCGACCAAGCGGGCAAACTTTTTGTCCTTGACCTCAAGGCACTGATAACACAAAAAACGATCCGAACTCTGGACGCTACAGGAACATTTCTCTCCAATTCCACGTCATTTTTCGCAGAAACCGAACCAGGATCTTTTATTGGTGACCCAGTTGCTGTCGACTTGGATGTTGGGAAAAATGATGCAAACCAGGAATTCAAGGCAGACGTAGTCTACTATGGATCTATTGCGGGAGATCCAACCAATGCAACCGGGAAGATGTACCGGCTCACAACCAACGACACCCAGGAGTCATCCAATATTGTTACGTGGATAGGAAATTCTACACTTCTCAACGCCCAAAAACCATTTTCCGCATCCGCATCTATTGCCTTGGATGAAAAGCAAAACATCTGGGTTTACGCTGGAACCGGTCGTTTCTTTACTCGCAACGATATCCAGCAATCTCAAGGAATGTCTTTTTACGGTATCAAAGAGCCAAAATCCAACGGTACGGAGACATGGAGCGCTGTCAATGCAGCGGATCTTTTCAACAGCACGCAAATAAGTCTCGTCAATGCCACATGCGGCAATACGTTCACGAAGACATGTGTTCAAGTCATCAAAACAGAGGGCAGCACCAATACAACCCTTACATGGGACAGCTTGATCTCGCAGACAGAATCAAAACCTGGCTGGGAACGGAATTTTCCTTCCCAACCATTAGAACGCGTCCTTGGCCAAGCGGCGGTATTGGGAGGCACAACGCTCTTCACTACTTATATACCAAGTAACGACTTGTGTGAAATAGAAGGAAGAAGCAAACTTTATGCTGTGTATTACAAAACAGGGACACCTTACTATGTCCCGATACTCACCAATACAGAAGATCCCTTTGCAGTCTCTGTAGATCTTGGCAAAGGACTTGCTCTAACTCCGAACATTCATGTGGGAGAAAAAAGCAAGGGAACGGCGTTCATCCAAACGAGCACCGGCGCCATTGCCACCGTGGAGCTCGCCATGCCGCTCCCCTTCAAAAGTGGTATTCTCTATTGGCTCAAACGCACCACGGACTAA
- a CDS encoding PEP/pyruvate-binding domain-containing protein has translation MAGSVLDGLRALWQWARGRGASSRPAEVDGSFKEKYHAFLQLLESNTELLRIIAEMEDVLEQGRPLGPGVPRTWASRTVFHALRMLRSFETLAGRPEPELHRRLLSLQERMDALVQTMTGAPSGPWILAVEEIHDSPASLVGGKAVTMGALVRAGFPVPRGFVVTAAACAAVLQQSESWPEIQHWLLTVDPNVPTTVRQASEALKQVVQTVPFPPELGEQMVQAMEALARQCGIELEHLRVAVRSSAEDEDGDYSFAGQYHTVLGVGVDGMEDAYREVLASLFTPEAIVYRAALGMDSVAMAVLVQEMIPARAAGVLFTRDPRSGRSPHLLLEAAWGLGVAVVDGLVVPDRWVLERTDADVVVTDVQPGDKALAVVPVPGGVKHCPLPETQRRSLCLDTATVLALGRLGEALERFGGGPQDVEWVMRDNGDIVIVQSRPLGCVPQAQQEDLVLQAPVLVSGGEPAYAGVGAGPVFVVHDAHDLDVFPQGAVLVASHSSPAYLFALPKAAAVVTEFGSVTGHMASLCREFHVPSLVGVPGALAAVRPGEEVTVDARARRVYAGRLEALVAGVRAAEASPRRRGSAYAMARALYDLVVPLRLVDPKSPQFAPQGCHTIHDIMRYIHERSYAEMFRLSDLVADHQGATLRLDAPTGLDLHIIDLGGALVSKAGQEGWVRLEDVVSRPFAALLQGLVLGEAALRQPRPVHVGGLLSVLREQALGGARPGEDRFGEKSYAIVSDKYLNFSSRVGYHYGVLDCYCGNTVNKNYISFVFKGGAADDAKRSRRARAIAAILARLHFRVETVADQSFARFHKASAEVIAERLVHVGRLLQFTRQADMLMVNEACVDAMVESFLRGDAYFQCPV, from the coding sequence ATGGCGGGCAGCGTTTTGGATGGGTTGCGCGCGTTGTGGCAATGGGCGAGGGGGCGCGGTGCTTCTTCTCGGCCCGCAGAGGTGGATGGCTCCTTCAAGGAGAAATACCATGCCTTTTTGCAGCTTTTGGAGAGCAATACCGAGCTGTTGCGCATCATTGCCGAGATGGAAGATGTTCTTGAACAGGGGCGGCCTCTCGGCCCTGGGGTGCCGCGCACCTGGGCCAGCCGGACAGTCTTTCATGCCTTGCGCATGCTGCGGAGCTTCGAGACCCTTGCGGGTCGCCCCGAGCCGGAATTGCACCGTCGTCTGCTCTCGCTTCAGGAGAGGATGGACGCACTGGTCCAGACAATGACCGGAGCTCCTTCGGGGCCGTGGATTCTCGCTGTGGAGGAGATCCATGACTCTCCGGCCTCCTTGGTCGGCGGTAAAGCCGTAACTATGGGGGCTTTGGTCCGGGCGGGGTTTCCTGTGCCGCGGGGGTTTGTGGTGACTGCTGCGGCCTGCGCCGCGGTGCTCCAGCAAAGCGAAAGTTGGCCTGAGATCCAGCACTGGCTTTTGACGGTGGATCCCAATGTTCCCACAACGGTGCGGCAGGCCTCGGAGGCGCTCAAGCAGGTGGTCCAAACCGTCCCCTTCCCTCCCGAGCTTGGAGAACAAATGGTACAGGCCATGGAGGCGTTGGCGCGTCAGTGTGGAATCGAGCTGGAGCATCTTCGTGTGGCGGTGCGTTCCAGCGCCGAGGACGAGGACGGCGACTATTCCTTTGCCGGTCAGTACCACACCGTGTTGGGAGTGGGTGTGGACGGCATGGAGGATGCCTACCGGGAGGTCCTCGCCAGTCTCTTTACCCCTGAAGCCATTGTGTATCGGGCGGCCTTGGGCATGGATTCGGTGGCCATGGCCGTGCTCGTCCAGGAAATGATCCCCGCCCGAGCTGCCGGGGTACTGTTTACCCGCGACCCCCGCTCGGGCCGAAGTCCGCATCTTTTGCTGGAGGCCGCGTGGGGGTTGGGCGTGGCTGTGGTGGACGGTTTGGTGGTGCCGGATCGTTGGGTTTTGGAGCGCACCGATGCGGATGTGGTCGTGACCGATGTCCAGCCTGGCGACAAGGCCCTTGCGGTGGTCCCCGTCCCGGGCGGCGTCAAGCACTGTCCGCTGCCGGAAACCCAGCGTCGGAGCCTTTGCCTGGATACGGCTACAGTTCTTGCCTTGGGCCGCCTTGGCGAAGCGCTGGAGCGTTTTGGAGGTGGGCCGCAGGATGTGGAGTGGGTGATGCGTGACAATGGCGATATCGTTATTGTCCAGAGCCGGCCTTTGGGATGCGTCCCGCAAGCGCAGCAAGAGGATCTCGTTCTGCAGGCTCCAGTACTTGTGAGCGGCGGCGAGCCTGCCTATGCTGGCGTCGGCGCTGGTCCGGTATTCGTGGTGCACGATGCCCACGACCTCGACGTGTTTCCCCAGGGCGCCGTGCTGGTGGCCAGCCATTCGTCGCCAGCGTATCTTTTTGCCTTGCCCAAAGCTGCGGCTGTGGTCACCGAGTTCGGCAGTGTCACTGGCCACATGGCGTCGTTGTGCCGGGAATTCCATGTCCCTTCACTGGTGGGGGTTCCAGGAGCCCTCGCGGCCGTGCGTCCCGGAGAGGAGGTGACGGTGGATGCCCGCGCCCGGCGGGTCTATGCAGGTCGTCTGGAGGCGCTGGTGGCTGGGGTTCGTGCTGCAGAGGCGAGCCCACGTCGTCGAGGGAGCGCGTACGCCATGGCTCGAGCCCTGTACGACCTCGTCGTGCCTTTGCGGCTGGTGGATCCCAAATCTCCCCAGTTTGCTCCTCAGGGGTGTCACACCATCCATGACATCATGCGCTATATCCACGAGCGCTCCTATGCGGAGATGTTCCGCTTGAGCGATTTGGTGGCTGATCACCAGGGGGCCACTCTACGGCTCGATGCCCCCACGGGTCTTGATCTCCACATTATTGATTTGGGTGGCGCCCTTGTCTCAAAAGCGGGGCAGGAAGGATGGGTGCGGCTTGAAGATGTGGTATCGCGGCCTTTTGCCGCGTTGCTGCAAGGTTTGGTGCTCGGCGAAGCGGCCTTGCGCCAGCCGCGGCCGGTGCATGTTGGAGGGCTGCTTTCCGTACTGCGTGAGCAGGCGCTGGGCGGCGCCCGTCCGGGGGAAGATCGCTTTGGGGAAAAGAGCTATGCCATTGTGTCCGATAAATATCTCAATTTCAGCTCCCGCGTGGGCTATCACTACGGGGTGCTGGACTGCTATTGCGGCAATACGGTGAATAAAAATTATATTTCGTTTGTCTTCAAGGGCGGGGCCGCTGACGACGCCAAACGCAGCCGTCGGGCCCGGGCCATTGCTGCCATTTTGGCTCGGCTCCATTTTCGGGTGGAAACCGTGGCGGATCAAAGTTTCGCCCGCTTCCATAAGGCCAGCGCCGAGGTCATTGCCGAGCGACTGGTGCATGTGGGACGATTGCTCCAATTTACCCGGCAGGCAGACATGCTCATGGTCAATGAAGCATGTGTGGACGCTATGGTGGAAAGTTTTCTGCGAGGCGATGCGTACTTTCAATGTCCTGTTTAG